CCCAGTTTGCGCCCGCCATTTGACCTAAATGAATGGGGAAAATTAAATTTCCTGCTCCGAAAAAAAGTCCGAATAACAAAGAGGCAACAACAAGATATTGCTTCCAGGTTAAGGGTTCTCGATTTAAGTCTTGTTCTAAATTTTCCATAATAAATCTCCTTTAATTTTTACTCGCTGATGGTTCCGACATTCTTTGTATCAATATTCCATATGAAAGACCACTTTCTGCGTAATTTTAGAAAGTTAAGCTTAGGTTTTATAACTAAAAAAAGCACCCTTGAAATTAATCAAGGGTGCTTTTAACACGGTACCACCTAAATTACTAATAACCTAGTCAAAAAAAAACCAAGTTAATAAGTCACTTCACGTACGGCAATAATGCGATACGCTAACACGATAATGGGTGTTCCCAATATTAGCTACTTTTAATTCACCATATAGCTCAAAGTTACTTTCACTCTGCCATCACGGTTCTTTTTCAGCAACAGAACTCTCTAAAACGCTACGTGCAAAGTTACTTTTCTTTTCATTGCTTTCTTAATATTAATAATATTTTAATCAAGACATTATTTTTTGTCAACGTCAAATCTAAAAAAAAGATTAATTAACTCATTCTGCCTATCATAATCATTATGGCAACACAATCTTTGTTCCATGCAATTGATTAACTCTTAGTTCACCAGCAACCAAAGATGCATTACTAGTATTAATTCCACCGCCAGGTAAAATCTCAATTTGGTTATTCGCCCAAGCAATAATCTTTTTCAAACGATCAAAGTTGGCTTCTACCGGCTCTTTTAAATTTCCTCCGTGCGTCAAGATACGTTTTACACCCATACTTATCAATGATGTTATTGCATTTTTTTGGTCAGATTCTGTTATATGATCAAACGCCATATGCATTACAACGTCAAGTCCTAGTGCTGTAGCTAGCGAAACTAGCTCTTCCATTTGGACCTTATTAAGCAAATGTTGCTTAGTCAAGCAGCCAAATGTCACTGCATCTGCTTTTAACAAGCCCGCAATTTGGATATCATTTTTCATCATATCCAGTTCGGTACTATCGTAAACAAAATTGCCACCTCTGGGCCTAATCATGACAACGACTGGAACCTGAAAACCATGAGCATAGTCAACCGTTTTTTTGATTACACCAAATGAAGGTGTTGTTCCCCCAGCCTGTAAATTATTATTTAATTCAATTCTACCGGCTCCTGCAGCAATATTCTTAGGGACAGACAAAAAATTTTCAACACATGCTTCTTTAATCACGATTGTTTCTCTTTCTTAATCTAATGGAATATGAGTTTTAGCCTCAAATTTTTCGAGCCATTTTTGTGTAAATGGAAAAATATGAGTTTTGTTGTCCTCCGGCTCAGCTACAAAAATTGTTGGCGTTTGATTAGTGCCAGCTACACAAAAAGCAAATTGAACGTTAGTAGCTACGCCAAAATTACCATTTTGATCCAAAGCAATAAGTGATATCGCTCCTACGCTACCATACTTTTCCTTTAGCTTATTAATAAAGGGGTAAAGTGACTCATCACAAGCCTGTTGCGGACTTTTTCCCTCACCCATTTTATTAACAATTTCATAGGACAGGCATCCCTTCATAATATCTTCGCCAAGACCTGTCGCAGCTGCTCCACCAATAGAACTATCGACATAAAAGCCTGATCCCGATAAAGGTGAGTCACCTATTCGCCCATTTTCTTTCATAAATAATCCGGAAGTTGATGTTGCTGCAACCATCGAACCTTTTTGATCAAGCGTAACCGCACCAACCGTATCATGCCCATCATAAGGGACTAAGTTTTCCTGCTTTTCAGCTTGAATTCTATCTTCCCACTGAATTTTTGCTTTTTTAGTTAGCATATTTGTCATGGTAAAACCATTTTGCATGGCAAACTTAGTAGCTCCTTGACCAACTAAAAAGCTATTCGTTTTGCGCTCACTTAATTTTCGTGCAACAGATACTGCATTTTTGACATTTTCAATTGCGGCTACCGATCCTTGAGCAAAAGTGTCACCATCCATGTAACCTGCATCCATCTGCACCACGCCCTCTTCATTGGGTAGCCCGCCGTAACCAACAGAGTGGTAATCGGGAAAAGATTCTACATCATTAATTAGTTATTCAACTGCATCACCGGCAGATTGCTGCTCTTGTAATAATTTACTGGCCTTTTTAAGTCCCTTAAAGGACATTCTCCAAGTCGAAATTGCTGCCCAAGTCATGTTTTTACCTTCTTTTTATTAATTTAGATAATTTTAATCTTAAACTATGTATAGAAGAGTTACAACTATTGGTAACAACAAAAAAGATTCTAACCTAATGTAAAAGGCTGAGAATCTTTTTGTAATTACCACATTCCAATTACTTTTGTCCAAACAAGTCCGCCGCCAAGCCAGATTACGTTCAAGACAACGCCAATGATGGCACTGAGTTTCCACCAATCTTTATTGGAAACATAACCAGTTGAAGATAATAGAGCCGCTGGACCCGCAGAATAGCTCGAAGTTGACAGGTATAGTGAACCATCTAATGCAAGCATTAAAGCGGCCATGACTGGTGGTACTCCAGCACCAATTGCTATTGATAAAAAACCTGCATATAGAGCTGAAATTTGAGTTGATACACTTGGGAATAAATAATGTAGGTAAAAATAAGCTAAATATAAAATTACTAATACTAAAACCCAATTCATTCCGTGCAGTGCACTTCCCAGAGTCTTTGAAAACCATGGGAAAAAGCCAAGCGTCATTAGTTTTTGCGACATCAACATGATGATTGACAACCAAGTTAAGATATTCCAAGCAAAGCTTTGTCCAAGAATATCTTTAACATTGATAACACCACAAATAAGTAAAAGAGCCACGGCGATAAAACTAACCTGGGTAGCATCTATTCCAAATTCTGGTCCAACTAACCATAAAATAACTGAGAGTAAGAAAACGATTCCCATGATCTTTTCGGCAGCCGTCATTTTGCCAAGTTTTTTCAATTTATCGTCTGCCCAATCATGAGCATTAGGAGTTTCCTTAATCTTAGGTGGGTAAATTTTATATAAAATAAAAGGAACGACTAATAATGAAATCAAACCAGGAACAATTGCTGCTAAAAACCATTGCATCCACGAAATTGAAATGTTTTGCGTCTTTGCTATTCCAAGAGCTACCATGTTACCAGCTAAGCCGGTTAAAAACATAGTTGAAGTGACAATATTAACTTCGTACTCATTGAAAACCAGGAAAGAACCCATGTCCCGTTCTGTTCCTTTTTTAGGATCAGAACCCATTTCTTTTGATAAGTTATCAATAATCGGGTACATAATGCCATTAACACGCGCGTTGTTACTTGGAATACCAATTGCCAAAACAGTCTCAACTAAGGATAATGCGTAAGCTAAGCCTAAAGTTCTTTTACCAAAAGTTTTTACAAAGAAATAAGCAATTCTCTTACCTAATCCAGATTTGATAAAGCCAGCTGCCATAAACATGCACATTGCAACCATCCAGGCCGTCGAATTACCGAATCCCGCCGTAACTTCGTCCATTTTGAAGATACCGGTTAAGGTGGCAATTACAACAGCAATAATAGTTGTAGCCATCATTGGTAACGGCTTAGTCACACAAGCAACGATGGTTGCAATAAAAATCGCGAACAAGTGCCAAGCTGTGATATTGATTGCTGTTGGTCTAATCGGTGTGACTAGCCAAAGAATAAGGCCAATCCCCACTGGCAAGAGCCATTTTTTCCATTCAAATTTATCTAACATTTTTGTTTTCTCCTTAGAAAATTATTTGTTCGCCTTTTTAATAGCTGAACTAACAGCCTCTTTTAAAGCATGGGTTGTTGTGGAAGCACCTGAAATGGCATCAACAGCTGTTGTGTTTTGTTCCACCATTTCTTGTGGCAGACGAGCGATCGCAACAGCCCCAATACCTTCAGTCTCATGATTTTCCAAAACTTCAATGTTCTTAATTGTTTGGTCTTCATAAGTTACTCGGACCAGAATTCTGCCCCCAATGCCTGCTTTAGAAGAACCAAGATATTGATTCTTTTGCAAAACAATTTGGTTTTCGTTATTGCCATCGAGTAGGTCATTTATGTTCGGGAGAGTGCCTACACTTGCTGCTTTTGTCGTTAAACTTGGTAACTGTGCAACTTTTTCGCCAGCAATTTTACCAAAAATCAAACACTCTGCTAAATTGCCACCGCCTTGGTAGCGATTGGTACACATGCCACCAAGTTCACCAGCACTATACAAACGTCTAATCACTTTGCCGTCATTATTTAGAACTTGAGCAAATTCGTTATGTTGAGGTCCTCCTTGAGTATTTAAAACTGCTGGAGCTAATTTGACGGCATAAAAAGCACCATTAACGTTGAATTGAGCCATTGTTTCTGGGGCACGATTAAATTCAAGATCTTGCCCTTTTTGCACGAATTGATTAAATCTAGCAATTGTATTTACCAGATTTTTACCAGGAACTTTAATTTTGGTAGCCAAAGCTTCAACCGTATCAGCCTTAACGACCTTAGCAAAAAAGTCTTGGTACTTTAATCTTCCTTCTTCTTTTTCCTGCAGAAACTTTTGGTACTGGTTGTGATCAAAGACAAGCCATGCGTTATCGTATGCATGCGGCAAAAGATAATCACCGTGTTGGTAAATATGACCATGCCTAAATTTGGCATCCTCACGCATGAACCGTGTCCCATCATCGGCAACCGCAATAATGGAACCTTCTTTAACATTTTTCCAGCCACTAATTTGTCTTCCGCGAACATTGTCTTTTTCGGCAATTACGTAACTAGGTACTATGCCAAGAGACTCGTAATTACCCATATGCCACATCTTAGCACCAACTTCGGCAGCCATTGTAATGCCATCGCCTTGATTATATAAGGTACCCAATGGGGTCAACTTGCTAACATGCAGATAGTCTTGCTGCATCTGAGCATTATTTTCAAAACCACCAGTTGCCAGCACCACACCCTTTTTTGCGCGAATAAAATAGTGCTTGTGATTACGAGTAATTACTGCTCCAACAATTTCATCATTTTCAGGGTCCTGCAAAAGATGCTCAGCCTTTGACTTCAGCCAGACATTAATTTGCGAACTACGTGAGAGAACTTCTTGGCGAAGTATTTTCCATAAACCAGCATCAAAATCCTGATTATGCACCAAGGCAAAGTCAAAGGTTTCGGAACCATTATATTCGGGATACTCGCACAAATTATTTTTATTAGCCAAATGATCACCTGGCTGATAGTCTTTTGACCAAATAAACGGATCAATCCCCAGATACTTCTTAAAATAACTCGGCATTTGAACAAAGCCGTCCAAATAAGCATTTAAAGTAGGCTTATCAACATTGAATGGTGCGGCCAATTGCTGATAATAATTAGTTATTTTTTCTTTATTATGTGCCATTGCCACATGCTGAGCTGAATAGCGGGTATTACCGCCTTCGTGGCCATAAGGGGCAGCGTCTACAATTAGCACCCGACAGCCTTTATCTGCGGCAAAACGAGCAGCAGTTGCTCCAGCTCCACCAAAGCCTAAAACTAAAACATCATATTCTCCATCCCACTTAGTTTGTGCATCAATTTTCATTTTTCTTCTTCTTTACTGCTTCTTAGCATTTTTGATTGCTTCGTTAACTGCTTCCTTGAAGGCAGCACTTGTAGTGCTGGCGCCACTGACTGCATCAACATCCGTTGTCTGTGCAGAGAGCATCTTTTTGGTCAATACCGGTATTGCTTTGCCTCCTAAAGATGGTGTTTCTTTTTCCTGCAAAGTTTCGATTTTAGCAATTTTATTATCATCTAGCGTTACGCGAACAACGATTGGAGCATCGTTAATTCCGTTTTCACTAATACCAATGCCTTGATTTGCACCAGCTTCGTAATCAGCTGAAGTGGCGTGCGCATCCGACTTAAGGTCCGGATTTTCCGAAGCATTCGTAACAACATCTACTTCTGCCATTTTTCTTTTTGGCCAAGCTGCATTTTCACCAGCAATCTTACCGGAAATTAACAAGTCTGCGATACTGTTTGCGCCAATGTATTTTGTTGCAAAGATGTCGCCAAGTTCCCCTGCTTCATATAAGTGCGGAATAACGTTATTCTCCATATCAAGTACCTCGCATTTTTCATTTCTGCGAGCGCCACCATGAGTATGTAAAATATTATGTCTAATCGCAATGGCATAATAAGGCCCATTGCCAAAAGCACGCATTGTTTCAATTTTGCGGTTTAACACCATATCCCGTTTTGTTTCTGTTACTTGAAAATTAAAGTCAGCAACTGCTTCAGCTAATTTTGGAGCACTAATCTTTTCAGCTAACTCTTCGATCGAATCGGCTTTAACTGCATATGAAATTAACTGCTTAATTTGCTCTGCCTTGTCTGAAGAATCATTTGCTAGTTGATCATATTGTTTTTGATCCATAACTATGTGAGGATGATTTTGATTTGGCAACATAATCCAATTACCATGGTTATACTTATAACCGTGACGATCTTCTTCATCTTCTCGGTAATAACGCGTTCCGTCATCCCCAGCAACAAAAATACTGCCGTTAAATAGGCTTTGCCAATTGATCATGTAAGCAAACTTCTCTCTTGGCTTGCCCTCATTTAATGAAAAGCCATGAGAATCATAATTAGACATATGCCATAGCCTAGCACCAGCTTCGACAGCTAAATCAATACCCTTACCCTTATTGTATAAAGTACCAATTGGTGCTAATGACCCTTGGCCGAGAAAAGTCTGTACCATATCCTGATTATTTTCGAAACCGCCACAAGACAATACGACACCATTTTTGGCTGCGACATTTTGCACGATGCCATGGCGTTTAATCTGTACGCCAAGAATTGTTTTTGAAGCAGGATCCTGAATAAGATGTTCCGCCGGACTTGAAAACCAGACGTCAATTTGATCTAAACGTTCGTAAACTTTCTTCCGAAGTAATTTCCAAAAGCCACCATTGTACATGCCAGCCGTCATTGTTTGTGAGCGCATAGTAGCCGCATGATCATATTCGGGATATTCACCTTGTGGCCTTCTACCAGTATATTGGGCATCAATTCCAAAATATTTTTGTGAATATTCCTTCATTTGTAAAACATTATTTACAAAAGTATCTAAAGCTTTTGGATCGTATTTAAACGGATAGTAAGTTTGTTTATAATAATCACGCAAATCATCAAAATTATCGCTCCAGGCAAAGGCCCCACCGGCATAGCGGGTATTGCCACCTTCTTGACCTTCTGGCGCAGAATCAATCAATAAAACTTTTGCCTTTTGGTCAGCGGCAAATCTCGCCGCACCTGCACCAGCTCCACCGAAGCCAACCACGATTACATCATAGATTGCGTCCCACTTAAGAGTTGAATCGTAGATCATTATCTTACCTTCTCTTTCCTAAAAGATTACTTATACTTAATGAAATATATCCTTTAAGAAAAATTAAGTCCAATTTATTTTGCGCAGATTTTTCCTATACAAAAAATTCTAAAAGCATTGTCAAGTAAGGAATAATTGCAATTTCTTCTCAAGTTTAATATAATCAAAAAAGATGAGATTATAAAAGTTTTTAATTAATTAGGAGATAAAAATGAACGAAAAAGATCTTCTATACTTTTGTAAATTAGTAGAAACGGGTAATTATACAGCAACGGCTGCTCTATTCGAAGTAACCCAACCAACTATCTCAATGGCAATTAAACGGCTGGCTGATAAATTCGATGATCCACTTATTTTGCAAAAAAATAGAAAAAGCAAAATTACTTTGACAGATGCTGGGGAGCTTCTTTATGAAAAAGCTAAAATTCTATTACAAGATATTTCCAGCATTAATTATGATGTTAAACACGCTAGTGATAAGAAAATAAGGTTAGCTTTTTCTGGCGAGGCTGGCAATTCATTTATTGCTGATATTATTATGAAGTTTTATCAAGCCGGACTAACCGATTTAATTGACACTAATATTGAAAGATCCGCTGATGCATTTTCAGATTTAACTAATGGAGATGTTGACGTAGCAATTTATTCTTGGATGGTGCCAATTAATGATCCTGAATATTTTGTCCATAACCTCAAGAGAACTGAATTAGTTATTATTACTAGTTTGGATGATCCTTGGAAAGATGTCCACGAGATTAGTGCTTCTGATTTACGCAACCGCAAATTTGTCGCCCGTTCACGGGGCTATCTAACAAGAGAATGTTTGGAAGAAGTAGGTAAACTGGGTAACTTCTCACCAAATGTGATTTATACTGCGCAAACCATGCAAACGATGATTGACCTAGTAAAACGGAATGTTGGCATTGCGTTGGCAATGGAAAGCAGCCTTAAGGACGAAACTGGCGTTCACGTAATCCGCTTAAAGCCAGGTCAAAAATTATACGCTTATATGCAAATCGCAATGCGTAAAAGCTTTGTGCCGAACAAATACCAAAAGAAAGGTATTGAAATCTTGCGGCACTTTAAGCCTTAATCAGAAATATATTAATACATTTTGTAGACTAAAAAAACTCATGACCATACAGCTAAATCTAATTAAAGATTTGCTGTAGTCATGAGTTCTTTTTTTTAAGCTAAAATATTAAATAATGCTGCTGCTAGTGAACCACCTACAAGTGGTGCAATGATTGGAACCCAACTGTAGGCCCAATCAGAATTGCCTTTATTGGCGATTGGTAATAATTGATGAACCAATCGCGGTCCAAAGTCACGTGCAGGATTCAATGCAACCCCAGTAGGTCCACCAAGTGATAAACAAACTGAAGTAATTAAAAATCCAGCTAATAATGGGTTTAAGCCATCGGCTAAATCACCGTTAGTTAAGGCTAACAAACCATAAACCAGGATAAAGGTTGCAATTAACTCAGTAAAAAAGTTCCAAACATAATTTCTAATAGCTGGAGCTGTTGCAAAAGAAGTTAAAATTGCTTCTTCGTCCTTAGTTTCCGCCCAGTGCGGATAATAGGTTAGCCAAACTAAAACTGCCCCGACAATCGCTCCTAACACTTGAACTGCAAAATATGGTAATACTGCAGACCAAGGCAATTTATGAGCAATTGCCATCGACAACGTAACTGCCGGATTATAATGGCCCGGACAGAGCCATCGTGCACTGAACACGCTGAATGCAACGGCAAAGCCCCAGCCAAAAGAAACAACTATCCAGCCACTCCCTTTGGATTTAGACTTGTTTAGGTTCGTCCCGGCACACACGCCATCACCAAGTAAAACTAGCATCGCCGTGCCTAGAAACTCCCCAACCAATTGCATTGTAAAGTTATTATTCATATCCCTCTCCTACCTCGATTATTGTGCTACAATCGTAGTCTTGTGAAATAATTATCAGTAGTAAATTACTCCCGGGAACAAATATATAACTTTCTGTCTCTTTTGTAAATATCAAAATTGCGCGAATAAAGGCTTAACATCATTGCTTAACAACTAAAGGCTGTAATTGTTTTTCTATTTCATTAAGTGGGACATTAGCTTGAAGTAAACTAGCGGCAGTATAAGCCCCTTCAATAAGTGCTGTGTTATATAAATGAACTTTTTTGTCTGAAAACTCTACGGCCATGTCTAGGTTCATTTTGGCACTGCCTAAATCATAAAAAGCTAAGATTTCATCTGCCTGATTTTCGTTAAAAGCCTTAATAATTTTATCCATACTGGTGCCAATATCGTTGTCATTGGTACCACCAGCAAGAGTGAGCGGCACATCTTTAGCCACCTGCTTAATAAGTTTTTCAATGCCGACAGTTATTTCTGGCACATGAGAAACAATAGTTATTCCTAAAGTCATCATTATCCTTCCGTTTCGAGTAATGCTGTGAATAAGTAGCCACTTGATTGTGAACCTGGGTCAACATGTCCTTTAGAACGTTCACCCAAATATGATGCTCGACCTTTTTTGGCAATCATTGGAGCGGTACTTTTAACTGCAGCAGTAATTCTAGACTCGGTTAACTGGCCTTCTTTAACTTTTGGTACTAGTTGTGCCCAGACATCAACCATAGTTTTATCCCCTGGTTGTGCGCCACCGCGTTTTTCAATTCCATTTAACGCAGCTTCTAATAATTCGCCTAAATCTGTTGTAGTAGCACTTTTTTTAGCCATTTCCAAGAAAGCTGTTCCGTATAAAGGACCAGAGGCGCCACCAACTGTTGAGATTAAGGTCATTGCAATCTCCTTTAGAGCCTCTGACTCTGAAGCTGGAGGAGTAGTAGAAAGTTTTTTAACTACCGCTTGCATACCCCGATCCATATTAAAGCCGTGGTCACCATCTCCGATTGGCGTATCAAGATCACTTAAAAGTTGCTTATTTGCAGCTATTTTGGCAGCAAACTTTGTCATCCACTCAATTGTTTGATTGACAGTTAATTCCATTTAATTATTCTCCTTAATTTACCAAGCAATAGTTTCAACCGGAGTATTTAAATACTCGAACCATTTGTCATCTTGAATTTCAAGCATAGTAAGTGAAATCCCGGCCATGTCCAAAGAGGTCATATAATTACCAACCTTGGTAA
This genomic window from Lactobacillus panisapium contains:
- a CDS encoding FAD-binding protein — its product is MIYDSTLKWDAIYDVIVVGFGGAGAGAARFAADQKAKVLLIDSAPEGQEGGNTRYAGGAFAWSDNFDDLRDYYKQTYYPFKYDPKALDTFVNNVLQMKEYSQKYFGIDAQYTGRRPQGEYPEYDHAATMRSQTMTAGMYNGGFWKLLRKKVYERLDQIDVWFSSPAEHLIQDPASKTILGVQIKRHGIVQNVAAKNGVVLSCGGFENNQDMVQTFLGQGSLAPIGTLYNKGKGIDLAVEAGARLWHMSNYDSHGFSLNEGKPREKFAYMINWQSLFNGSIFVAGDDGTRYYREDEEDRHGYKYNHGNWIMLPNQNHPHIVMDQKQYDQLANDSSDKAEQIKQLISYAVKADSIEELAEKISAPKLAEAVADFNFQVTETKRDMVLNRKIETMRAFGNGPYYAIAIRHNILHTHGGARRNEKCEVLDMENNVIPHLYEAGELGDIFATKYIGANSIADLLISGKIAGENAAWPKRKMAEVDVVTNASENPDLKSDAHATSADYEAGANQGIGISENGINDAPIVVRVTLDDNKIAKIETLQEKETPSLGGKAIPVLTKKMLSAQTTDVDAVSGASTTSAAFKEAVNEAIKNAKKQ
- the dhaL gene encoding dihydroxyacetone kinase subunit DhaL; translation: MELTVNQTIEWMTKFAAKIAANKQLLSDLDTPIGDGDHGFNMDRGMQAVVKKLSTTPPASESEALKEIAMTLISTVGGASGPLYGTAFLEMAKKSATTTDLGELLEAALNGIEKRGGAQPGDKTMVDVWAQLVPKVKEGQLTESRITAAVKSTAPMIAKKGRASYLGERSKGHVDPGSQSSGYLFTALLETEG
- a CDS encoding DASS family sodium-coupled anion symporter, with protein sequence MLDKFEWKKWLLPVGIGLILWLVTPIRPTAINITAWHLFAIFIATIVACVTKPLPMMATTIIAVVIATLTGIFKMDEVTAGFGNSTAWMVAMCMFMAAGFIKSGLGKRIAYFFVKTFGKRTLGLAYALSLVETVLAIGIPSNNARVNGIMYPIIDNLSKEMGSDPKKGTERDMGSFLVFNEYEVNIVTSTMFLTGLAGNMVALGIAKTQNISISWMQWFLAAIVPGLISLLVVPFILYKIYPPKIKETPNAHDWADDKLKKLGKMTAAEKIMGIVFLLSVILWLVGPEFGIDATQVSFIAVALLLICGVINVKDILGQSFAWNILTWLSIIMLMSQKLMTLGFFPWFSKTLGSALHGMNWVLVLVILYLAYFYLHYLFPSVSTQISALYAGFLSIAIGAGVPPVMAALMLALDGSLYLSTSSYSAGPAALLSSTGYVSNKDWWKLSAIIGVVLNVIWLGGGLVWTKVIGMW
- a CDS encoding copper homeostasis protein CutC, with the translated sequence MIKEACVENFLSVPKNIAAGAGRIELNNNLQAGGTTPSFGVIKKTVDYAHGFQVPVVVMIRPRGGNFVYDSTELDMMKNDIQIAGLLKADAVTFGCLTKQHLLNKVQMEELVSLATALGLDVVMHMAFDHITESDQKNAITSLISMGVKRILTHGGNLKEPVEANFDRLKKIIAWANNQIEILPGGGINTSNASLVAGELRVNQLHGTKIVLP
- a CDS encoding FAD-binding protein, which gives rise to MKIDAQTKWDGEYDVLVLGFGGAGATAARFAADKGCRVLIVDAAPYGHEGGNTRYSAQHVAMAHNKEKITNYYQQLAAPFNVDKPTLNAYLDGFVQMPSYFKKYLGIDPFIWSKDYQPGDHLANKNNLCEYPEYNGSETFDFALVHNQDFDAGLWKILRQEVLSRSSQINVWLKSKAEHLLQDPENDEIVGAVITRNHKHYFIRAKKGVVLATGGFENNAQMQQDYLHVSKLTPLGTLYNQGDGITMAAEVGAKMWHMGNYESLGIVPSYVIAEKDNVRGRQISGWKNVKEGSIIAVADDGTRFMREDAKFRHGHIYQHGDYLLPHAYDNAWLVFDHNQYQKFLQEKEEGRLKYQDFFAKVVKADTVEALATKIKVPGKNLVNTIARFNQFVQKGQDLEFNRAPETMAQFNVNGAFYAVKLAPAVLNTQGGPQHNEFAQVLNNDGKVIRRLYSAGELGGMCTNRYQGGGNLAECLIFGKIAGEKVAQLPSLTTKAASVGTLPNINDLLDGNNENQIVLQKNQYLGSSKAGIGGRILVRVTYEDQTIKNIEVLENHETEGIGAVAIARLPQEMVEQNTTAVDAISGASTTTHALKEAVSSAIKKANK
- a CDS encoding MIP/aquaporin family protein, with translation MNNNFTMQLVGEFLGTAMLVLLGDGVCAGTNLNKSKSKGSGWIVVSFGWGFAVAFSVFSARWLCPGHYNPAVTLSMAIAHKLPWSAVLPYFAVQVLGAIVGAVLVWLTYYPHWAETKDEEAILTSFATAPAIRNYVWNFFTELIATFILVYGLLALTNGDLADGLNPLLAGFLITSVCLSLGGPTGVALNPARDFGPRLVHQLLPIANKGNSDWAYSWVPIIAPLVGGSLAAALFNILA
- the dhaM gene encoding dihydroxyacetone kinase phosphoryl donor subunit DhaM; the encoded protein is MTLGITIVSHVPEITVGIEKLIKQVAKDVPLTLAGGTNDNDIGTSMDKIIKAFNENQADEILAFYDLGSAKMNLDMAVEFSDKKVHLYNTALIEGAYTAASLLQANVPLNEIEKQLQPLVVKQ
- a CDS encoding LysR family transcriptional regulator; amino-acid sequence: MNEKDLLYFCKLVETGNYTATAALFEVTQPTISMAIKRLADKFDDPLILQKNRKSKITLTDAGELLYEKAKILLQDISSINYDVKHASDKKIRLAFSGEAGNSFIADIIMKFYQAGLTDLIDTNIERSADAFSDLTNGDVDVAIYSWMVPINDPEYFVHNLKRTELVIITSLDDPWKDVHEISASDLRNRKFVARSRGYLTRECLEEVGKLGNFSPNVIYTAQTMQTMIDLVKRNVGIALAMESSLKDETGVHVIRLKPGQKLYAYMQIAMRKSFVPNKYQKKGIEILRHFKP